One segment of Anatilimnocola aggregata DNA contains the following:
- a CDS encoding GyrI-like domain-containing protein, producing MKVMVFVKATKSSEAGEMPPPEQLTKLFEEMGNYNEQLVKAGILLAGDGLQPSSKGVRVHFSGPNRTVTDGPFAETKELVAGYWLWRVKSLEEAIEWVKRCPNPMMEDSEIEIRPVFEADDFGEAFTPEQREREAAIHAKGLGLEFPRYEDGQEMLIAGHNQSYTMETRSQIPQQWEVFAPHIGKVPGQQGTTSYGVCWNVKNKCDFDYLTGVELKPGAKLPAGFTPVKLAPHRYIVFTHVGPITSFPQTIETIWSKWAPDCGLKLAAAPCVERYTAEFDPQTGGAEIWIALER from the coding sequence ATGAAAGTCATGGTCTTCGTCAAAGCCACCAAAAGCTCCGAAGCGGGCGAAATGCCGCCACCAGAACAACTCACCAAGTTGTTTGAAGAAATGGGCAACTACAACGAGCAACTTGTCAAAGCGGGCATCTTGCTGGCCGGCGATGGCTTGCAGCCGAGTTCGAAAGGGGTTCGCGTCCACTTTTCCGGTCCTAACCGGACGGTGACCGACGGCCCATTCGCCGAAACCAAGGAGCTCGTCGCCGGGTATTGGTTGTGGCGCGTGAAGTCGCTGGAAGAAGCGATCGAGTGGGTCAAGCGTTGCCCGAATCCGATGATGGAAGACTCCGAGATCGAAATTCGGCCGGTTTTCGAAGCGGACGATTTTGGCGAAGCGTTTACTCCGGAGCAGCGCGAACGAGAGGCAGCGATTCACGCGAAAGGTCTGGGCCTGGAATTTCCGCGCTACGAAGACGGACAGGAGATGTTGATTGCGGGGCACAACCAGAGCTACACGATGGAGACGCGCAGCCAGATTCCGCAGCAGTGGGAGGTGTTCGCCCCGCACATCGGCAAGGTTCCGGGGCAGCAAGGGACTACTTCGTATGGCGTCTGTTGGAACGTCAAGAACAAGTGTGACTTTGACTACCTCACCGGAGTCGAACTCAAGCCGGGAGCCAAACTGCCCGCTGGCTTCACGCCGGTGAAATTGGCCCCTCATCGATACATCGTTTTCACCCACGTCGGTCCAATTACGTCGTTCCCGCAGACCATCGAAACGATTTGGTCGAAGTGGGCACCCGATTGCGGCCTGAAGTTAGCCGCCGCTCCTTGCGTTGAACGCTACACGGCCGAATTCGACCCGCAGACTGGTGGCGCTGAAATCTGGATTGCCCTGGAACGCTAA
- a CDS encoding YciI family protein produces the protein MKYMLLIYSDENNWTAEEREACMAESAGLCHELHARGQFLAASPLHPVSLATSVRVRSGKRLVTDGPFAETTEQLGGYFLLEANDLDEVIAIASRIPGAKKGTVEIRPIFELNTLPVAAAADLATAK, from the coding sequence ATGAAATACATGCTCCTCATTTATAGCGACGAAAACAATTGGACCGCCGAAGAGCGCGAGGCTTGTATGGCGGAGTCGGCAGGCCTGTGCCACGAGTTGCATGCTCGCGGGCAGTTTCTCGCCGCGTCGCCGCTGCATCCAGTATCACTCGCCACCAGCGTGCGAGTTCGCAGCGGGAAGCGACTCGTTACCGATGGTCCCTTTGCCGAAACGACCGAGCAATTGGGCGGTTATTTTTTGCTCGAAGCCAACGACCTGGATGAGGTCATCGCAATTGCCAGTCGCATTCCGGGCGCGAAAAAAGGTACGGTCGAAATTCGCCCCATCTTTGAATTGAACACGCTGCCGGTCGCTGCTGCTGCCGACTTAGCCACCGCCAAGTAA
- a CDS encoding YciI family protein yields the protein MQYICLIAAENMMEHFTAEEAARQYDEYQEITEQLRRSAQLVSCNRLKPPEDATTVRVRGGKAQVIDGPYAETKEQLGGYYVIEAKDLNEAIQIAARFPGARYGCVEVRPIAVDDQTRTALGF from the coding sequence ATGCAATATATCTGCCTGATCGCCGCCGAAAACATGATGGAACACTTCACTGCCGAAGAAGCGGCGCGGCAATACGACGAATATCAGGAAATTACCGAGCAACTTCGCCGCAGTGCTCAACTGGTCAGCTGCAATCGACTCAAACCACCCGAAGATGCGACGACGGTGCGCGTGCGGGGTGGCAAAGCACAGGTCATCGATGGCCCCTATGCCGAGACGAAGGAGCAACTGGGGGGCTATTACGTCATCGAAGCCAAGGATCTAAACGAAGCCATTCAAATCGCCGCCCGCTTTCCGGGGGCCCGCTATGGCTGCGTCGAAGTTCGGCCGATTGCCGTCGATGATCAGACCCGTACTGCACTGGGTTTCTAG
- a CDS encoding RNA polymerase sigma factor: MPADAIATTRALVDEIYRTESRRVYATLVRLLNDFDRAEEALHEAFAVAVEQWATEGVPANPVAWLVSTGRFKAIDAMRRRVRFDASITELAARFEDVASTNAAKAGEEIADDRLRLIFTCCHPAIAPSTQVSLTLREVCGLTTEAIASAFITAPATLAQRIVRAKAKIRDAKIPYQVPAREELPERLESVLQVVYLVFNEGYSASSGSELTRPDLSGEAIRLGRLLVELLPEPEVIGLLALMLLHESRRAARTSPKGEIVLLEEQDRTRWNREQIAEGKTLIERSVASRAFGPFTIQAAISAVHADAPTAAETEWNQIVSLYDVLLRMNPSPVVELNRAVAVAMRDGPAAGITLIDALLARQELVDYHLAHAARADLYRRSGQLDAARNSYRQALALARQEPERRFLEKRLMELG; encoded by the coding sequence ATGCCGGCCGATGCGATTGCGACAACACGAGCTCTCGTCGACGAGATTTATCGCACCGAATCGCGCCGTGTCTATGCCACGCTCGTGCGGTTGCTCAATGACTTCGATCGCGCGGAAGAAGCCCTGCACGAAGCGTTCGCAGTGGCCGTGGAACAATGGGCCACCGAAGGTGTGCCAGCCAATCCGGTGGCCTGGCTGGTCTCGACGGGGCGCTTTAAGGCCATCGATGCGATGCGACGGCGCGTGCGCTTCGATGCTTCAATAACCGAACTGGCAGCGCGGTTTGAAGATGTAGCCTCTACCAATGCTGCCAAAGCGGGCGAAGAAATTGCCGACGATCGCTTGCGGCTGATCTTCACCTGTTGTCACCCGGCCATCGCCCCCAGTACTCAAGTTTCGCTCACATTGCGCGAAGTCTGCGGGCTAACGACCGAAGCGATCGCGAGTGCTTTCATCACCGCGCCGGCAACCCTCGCCCAGCGCATCGTGCGGGCGAAGGCGAAGATTCGCGACGCGAAAATCCCCTATCAAGTTCCCGCGCGAGAAGAGCTCCCCGAGCGGTTAGAGTCGGTACTGCAAGTTGTCTATTTAGTCTTCAACGAAGGCTATTCAGCTTCGTCGGGGAGCGAACTGACTCGGCCCGACCTATCGGGTGAAGCGATCCGCCTTGGCCGTTTGCTGGTGGAACTGCTGCCGGAACCTGAAGTCATCGGACTCCTGGCACTCATGCTGTTGCACGAATCGCGGCGCGCGGCCCGCACTTCACCGAAGGGTGAAATCGTGCTGCTGGAAGAGCAAGATCGAACGCGCTGGAATCGCGAGCAAATTGCCGAAGGAAAGACGCTTATCGAGCGGTCGGTGGCATCGCGCGCCTTTGGACCGTTCACCATTCAGGCAGCCATTTCGGCCGTCCACGCCGACGCTCCGACCGCTGCCGAGACCGAATGGAACCAGATCGTCAGTTTGTACGATGTGCTGCTGCGAATGAATCCTTCGCCGGTCGTTGAGTTGAACCGAGCCGTGGCGGTTGCGATGCGGGACGGTCCTGCCGCCGGGATCACCTTGATCGATGCCCTCTTGGCCCGGCAAGAACTGGTCGACTATCACTTGGCGCATGCTGCCCGGGCCGATTTGTACCGTCGATCCGGCCAGTTAGATGCTGCCCGCAATTCCTATCGGCAGGCGTTAGCGCTGGCTCGGCAGGAGCCGGAACGGCGATTTCTCGAAAAACGGCTAATGGAACTGGGTTAG